From the Thermococcus sp. Bubb.Bath genome, the window CGGCGGTTACGCCGCCGCCAGTGGCTCTACTGGAAACGGCTTCTTCTGGGCAGGGAAATACAGTGCGGAGCTCAGCGGATTCGTCTCAGCTGCTTACGGTGATTCGGGCCTCATATTCACTGGCTGGCTCAACGGTGCCGGCGTCAACCACTCGGACGCGTGGCTCGTTAAACTCAACGACGATGGCAGCATATCCTGGCAGAAGGCTGCTGAAGGGAACTACGGCCTTTCAGACATCGAGGCTACTGACGGGGGATACATAGCAGTCGGCTGGGCCAACGGTGCTGGAATATCGCAAAGCGATGCCTGGATTGTAAAACTTGATGGCGATGGAAACGTGCTCTGGCAGAAGGCCGTTGGAGGAGCCGGTGCCGATGTTGCCAAGGCGGTCTCCGTTAATGCCTTCGTTGGAGACTACAACGGAATGCCATGGATAGCTACGTTTAACGAGAACGGAAGCATAGTCTGGGAGAAGGTCCTCAAGGGCGACGGCAAGTACGGCTTCACCAGCATATACACTGACGAATACAACGGAAGAAAGTACTACTACATCGTTGGTTGGGCCAACGGTGCTGGCATCTCCCAGAAAGACGCCTGGCTCCTTAAGTTCAACGAGAACGGAAGCAAACTCTACTGGCAGGAGAGGGTCGCTAGCGCGGGCAACGAAGAGGCAACCTCCATCACCATGATTCCTGGAGGAATACTCGTCTCGATAGTCACCGACAATGGAACCATCCTCGCCAAGTTCCATTACGATGGCTACTTCAATTGGGCCAAGTTCTATCCGGGAGTTAAGATAAACAGACTCATCAACACTGGAGACAATGTTATAGCCGCCGGCGAGATGAACGGCGACGGCTTCGTTATGAAGGTCGACTACAATGGTAATGTCCTCGGCGCGGTCACTTACGGCAAGGAGGGAAGTGAAAGCTTCAGCGCACTCTCCATCGGTGGGAACAAAGCCTTCCTCGGCGGAAGGATGGGTGACAACGCCTTTGCCCTCGGAGTTCCTCTCGACAGCCTGAGGATACCTGTCTGTGGACTCGTGAAGGACGTCAGCATAACACCACAGGACGTCAACCTCACCGTTGTCAAGACCGACCTCACTCCGGAGGACGTTAACACCACTGAGAAAACTACCTCGGCCCAGTTCGTCGAGACCTCAGCCCAGTTCCAGCAGCTTAAGGCAATCAAGGAGCTCTTCTCAGTTAGCGACCCGGTTGGTGACGATCACGGGCCAGGAACTTACACTTACCCAACCAACCCGGTATTTAATCAGACCGGCCTCTTCGACCTCACGGGAATGAGCGTTTACGAAACCCCCGACAGCTACGTCTTTGGATTCCACTTTAAGAACCTTGGTGGTAACCCGTGGAACGCTCCAAACGGTTTCAGCCTCCAGATCATAGAAGTGTACCTCGACTTCAAGAAGGGCGGGAACACTTCTGCCATCAAGCTCGCCGCTAACGGTCCAGGAAGCAACGTCCAGCTTGACCCGAACCACCCGTGGGACCTTGCCTTCAGAGTCTTCGGCTGGGGCAAGTACCTCGTCCTCCCAAACGGCACAGTCCTCAATGATATAAACGTGTCAAGCGACCTCTCAACCAATACAATACTGGTCACAGTCCCCAAGAAATACCTCAACATAACCCCAGACACTTTCGTCGCAGTTCTTGTTGGTTCACAGGATGGGTACGGTGTTGATCAGTGGAGGGCTGTTGGTGTTAACGCGTCACAGTGGGTTATTGGTGGTGCTGATCCCAACGCGGTTATCGCTGGAGTCGCCCCGCGCGTCATGGATCTCCTCGCTCCCGCTTGGTTCAAGCCGACTCAGGAGGAACAGCTCAAGAGCTACGATGCCAACAACAGCAAGCTCGCCACCGTCCGCATGGTTCCACTTTCAGAGAACTACGGCATGATAAGCGTTTACTCAACTCCTGCCGGAGCGACCGTCAGCATCGACGGTAAGAACGTTGGAACCTCGCCGGTCAAGTACTACCTCGTGCCTGCTGGGAACCACACGGTTAAGCTTTCAATGAGCGGTTATAACACTTACGAGACTACCATTACTGTTGAACCGATGAAGGAGGCTGTAGTTAACACCACTCTTGAGAAGAGCGTTGGTTACCTGACCCTCACCAGCACTCCAAGTGGAGCTACTGTCTTCATCGACGGAAAACAGGTTGGAACAACCCCGCTCAACAAGTACGAGCTCGAACCTGGAACCCACCTCATCACCCTCAAGATGAGCGGGTACCAGAACAAGACTATCGTAGTCAAGATCACCGCAGGGAAGGAGATCACCAAGAGCGTTACCCTTGAGAAGCCGAACGGCTACCTGACCCTCACCAGCACTCCCTCAAACGCCACCGTCATAATTGATGGAAAGGATGTTGGAACGACCCCACTCAACAAGTACGAACTCGCCCCAGGAGACCACACAATTGTCCTCACAAAGGAGGGATACCAGAACAAGACTCTGACCGTAACCATCAACCCCGGCAAAGAAACCAACCAGAGCGTCACCCTCACACCACTCAACGGTTACCTCACCCTCACTAGCGATCCAAGCGGTGCTACAGTCATTATCGACGGAAAGAATGTTGGAACGACCCCACTCAACAAGTACGAACTCGCCCCAGGAGACCACACAATTGTCCTCACAAAGGAGGGATACCAGAACAAGACTCTGACCGTAACCATCAACCCCGGCAAAGAAACCAACCAGAGCGTCACCCTTGAGAAGATTCAGACAACAACCTCAAGCACCACGACAACTACAACCACTACCACGACAACCAGCAGCTCAAGCAGTAAGAAGGGGACGAGCATCTGCGGTCCGGCGGCTATCGTCGGCCTCGCCATCGTGCCGCTCCTCCTCAGAAAGAGGAAGTGAAACCTTTTCCATTTTTCTTCTACTTTTGCGATTTTTCTGGATATCTCGCATAGCTTCAAAGAACAACGGTTCTCAAGGCCTAACTAAGCTCGTGGCATTCATCGCATCAAAGAAGAGCTTTTATTGCGTCATCGAGAGGGATTGTGTGCTCACCCAGAGAACCCAGGAAATCCGCCGGAGCCCTCAACAGAGAGAGGTTCATGCGGTAGTGCCCCCTGTACGCAGCAGTTCTAGCGACTATGAGATAATCAAAGAGCTCAGGTAAGAGGAAGTAGTTCCTGAACTCCAATGGAAGGTCGAGTTCATTGAGTGACAGTGGGGAATGTGTCAGAATCAGGGTAACGCCCTTTTCTCCAGCAGTTTCGACTGCCTCAACAATTCCATCCGCGGAGATACCCTTAAGAAGAGGAAACCCTGCCACAACGAACGACGCCCCCCCCTCCACAGAGTTCAGGGCATCCAGCACCGTTTGAAGACGGAATGCCTTCCCAAAGTAAAAACCCTCCAAATTGTCCTTTACCCTGCGGAGGAGAGACGGGGAAAATCCACCTCCAACGTTCACGTGATAAACAGCTCCTCTCTCAAGGAGAGATGCCTCGGTGTACGCGAGAAAGACTGCCTCAGCGTGTTCGTCGGAGAAAAGAACACCCAGACTACTCCCCAGGTTGATTCCAAAGGGAAGAGCCTCAAACGGTTTAACGACCTCTGATTCCTCCGGGGTCTGGAATATGAGTCCCATCAAAGAATAAAGAAGCAGTGAAGGTATTTATACCTTGCGGATTTAGAGGACTGCAACCACGAGTACCTTAAGCAGGAAAAATACCACCGCCGAAACTACCCATGCAAGGATTCCCGCCAGAAGTGCTCGTAGCCATCCCGTGTTGAACACAACCTTAACAACCCAGAGAGCTGCCAGCAGGGCGAGGAGCACGTTGATACCCGGCAGGAAGAAGAACACCGCAGCAATAACGACAAAGACCACCCCTCCCCCGATCATCGCCACGAAGGCTTTTCCCAGCGTGGGATCCCTGATACCCGCCAGTTTTGCACCGATGAATAGGAAGTAAGCCGAAATAAGCAACGAGATGAAGAGCACTCCAAAAGCAAGACTAATGCTGAGACCAACAAGACCCGGAATAGCCAGACCATGCATGTTACATCACCACTCATATTAGGTGACGCTGGTTATTAACTTTCTCTAACGCCGAGAGAACCTCTTCGAAGGGGGCCTCCGTTTTGATGGAAGTGGGCGAGAAGTGGGTCCTCGTTGTTCTATACCCCCTGCTCAGGAGTTCATCGATGAGAGCTTGGAGCTTTGGGATACCAACCCCGGTACGTCTGGCCAGAGCATGGGTGTCATAATAGAACGGAACGTCCAACTCGGAGCTGAGAAGGGACAGGAATTCGGTTGTCTTGAGATCCCCCAAGGGGTGTTCCAGACTCAGCTCATGGAGAGATTGGACAAAAGCATCGTCCTCGAGCGGGCCCAGCCAGAGTGGTCCTGCCGCACCAGGAGTAGTGGGAAGGAGACCCATGGAGTACTCAAACTTCCCAGATTCGTCCTGCCAAAGGTATCCCAGCGTTGAAAGGCTTTCATCCGCTTTTCTGGCACCGTTCACGACTTTTAGAAAGACCCTAAAGTAGTGATCACGATAATAGGCCAAGAGAACCTTAATCCCCATGTCGTATTTGGCAGCGTAGCGGACGACGGTTCCTATCAGTATCCTAAGCCCCACCTCGTGGCAGAGCTCACCCCTCAGAGGCTCAGCCAGGTACTTCCTCCTGCAGGCGTTCCTGTATGCACCGCAGAGGACGCCAGTGTCCGTGGCGGTTATCCCAAGGATCCCTTTCCTTCTGACCGTGCGGAGGGCGGAGTCCAGAAAGGGTGCGGGGGAGCCGAACGGGTCAAGGTCAACGAAGTCAAAGTACCTGAACATAGCTGACATGAGTGCGTTGGCATCCGACCTCCTCACGAGGATTCTCCTTCTATCCACACTAACCTCAGCAGAATCGCCCTCTACAACCGGTCTCACACCAAAGTTAAGCTCGATGTTCTGTAGTATCAGACCAAAGGCCTCCTCACTGAGATCGTTCAACCACACCTCCTCGACAGGGGTTTCAAGGGCATACCTTATTCCCCTAACTCCCGTGGCCGAAAAAGCATCCAGGACTTTCCGGGGAGCGAGGGTCTTTACGGCGAAAACGCTGATGTCACGGTTTAACCTCATAAGGGGATTGTAAAAGACGGGTGAATCATATATCCTCCCCGCCAGGGGAACCTTCAGCCTCGCAAGCCCCTCCGCTACTTCCACGATCTCCACCACTCTCACCGAAGCAGGAGTATACTCCAAGGTTTAAAGGGTTTCGACTCTTCCCCGATTCATCCA encodes:
- a CDS encoding PEGA domain-containing protein; the protein is MTVKSKGEFKRLKNRKLQTLPLILLLLGSLLWFGGYAAASGSTGNGFFWAGKYSAELSGFVSAAYGDSGLIFTGWLNGAGVNHSDAWLVKLNDDGSISWQKAAEGNYGLSDIEATDGGYIAVGWANGAGISQSDAWIVKLDGDGNVLWQKAVGGAGADVAKAVSVNAFVGDYNGMPWIATFNENGSIVWEKVLKGDGKYGFTSIYTDEYNGRKYYYIVGWANGAGISQKDAWLLKFNENGSKLYWQERVASAGNEEATSITMIPGGILVSIVTDNGTILAKFHYDGYFNWAKFYPGVKINRLINTGDNVIAAGEMNGDGFVMKVDYNGNVLGAVTYGKEGSESFSALSIGGNKAFLGGRMGDNAFALGVPLDSLRIPVCGLVKDVSITPQDVNLTVVKTDLTPEDVNTTEKTTSAQFVETSAQFQQLKAIKELFSVSDPVGDDHGPGTYTYPTNPVFNQTGLFDLTGMSVYETPDSYVFGFHFKNLGGNPWNAPNGFSLQIIEVYLDFKKGGNTSAIKLAANGPGSNVQLDPNHPWDLAFRVFGWGKYLVLPNGTVLNDINVSSDLSTNTILVTVPKKYLNITPDTFVAVLVGSQDGYGVDQWRAVGVNASQWVIGGADPNAVIAGVAPRVMDLLAPAWFKPTQEEQLKSYDANNSKLATVRMVPLSENYGMISVYSTPAGATVSIDGKNVGTSPVKYYLVPAGNHTVKLSMSGYNTYETTITVEPMKEAVVNTTLEKSVGYLTLTSTPSGATVFIDGKQVGTTPLNKYELEPGTHLITLKMSGYQNKTIVVKITAGKEITKSVTLEKPNGYLTLTSTPSNATVIIDGKDVGTTPLNKYELAPGDHTIVLTKEGYQNKTLTVTINPGKETNQSVTLTPLNGYLTLTSDPSGATVIIDGKNVGTTPLNKYELAPGDHTIVLTKEGYQNKTLTVTINPGKETNQSVTLEKIQTTTSSTTTTTTTTTTTSSSSSKKGTSICGPAAIVGLAIVPLLLRKRK
- a CDS encoding tRNA (guanine(10)-N(2))-dimethyltransferase; protein product: MEIVEVAEGLARLKVPLAGRIYDSPVFYNPLMRLNRDISVFAVKTLAPRKVLDAFSATGVRGIRYALETPVEEVWLNDLSEEAFGLILQNIELNFGVRPVVEGDSAEVSVDRRRILVRRSDANALMSAMFRYFDFVDLDPFGSPAPFLDSALRTVRRKGILGITATDTGVLCGAYRNACRRKYLAEPLRGELCHEVGLRILIGTVVRYAAKYDMGIKVLLAYYRDHYFRVFLKVVNGARKADESLSTLGYLWQDESGKFEYSMGLLPTTPGAAGPLWLGPLEDDAFVQSLHELSLEHPLGDLKTTEFLSLLSSELDVPFYYDTHALARRTGVGIPKLQALIDELLSRGYRTTRTHFSPTSIKTEAPFEEVLSALEKVNNQRHLI